In the Sediminibacter sp. Hel_I_10 genome, one interval contains:
- a CDS encoding DASH family cryptochrome: MEANVILWFKNDLRLHDNESLVKAISSNKSILPVFIFDPRAYKNLNLGFPKSDQVRLEFLMQSILDLKKNLIEIGGNLMILTGAPEEILPQLVKTYHCDAIYCEQEFATEELAVIAGLRLALAHTCDLHLIWGRTLYHMDDIPYAISEIPLTSKAYRINTTKNTTVRATFAKPKKINCLDLKAEVWNMCPTLKTLGFKNDKNFALTYVEGGETKALERLEFYLFETEQLTNYRWTRNRSLGMEYSSKFSPYMALGCLSPRTIYEAVQRYEKHIKKNQSTWWMIFEIVWRDYFTFKLMRFQNKVYHTDGYTNKKKEFTNNPKLFERWCEGNTGIPFIDAHMRQLNETGYMSNRGRVNCSSFLVYDYQIDWTWGAAYFESKLIDYDVASNWMNWHMQAYQIWYTNPVNQANKYKAQNFIRKWVPELQHLDDLEILIPWETLVSGYPKPDAIASKWTRAIHKIKKDNKQS; encoded by the coding sequence ATGGAAGCGAATGTCATATTATGGTTTAAAAATGATCTTAGGCTTCACGACAACGAGTCTCTGGTAAAGGCCATTTCTTCTAATAAATCCATTTTGCCAGTATTTATCTTCGATCCTAGGGCCTATAAAAATTTGAATTTAGGATTTCCAAAATCAGATCAAGTTCGCCTGGAGTTTTTGATGCAATCTATATTAGATTTAAAGAAGAACTTAATTGAGATTGGTGGAAATCTCATGATTCTTACCGGTGCTCCAGAAGAGATTCTGCCTCAATTAGTAAAAACATATCATTGTGACGCTATCTATTGTGAACAAGAATTTGCAACAGAAGAACTTGCTGTCATCGCAGGTTTAAGGCTTGCCTTAGCTCATACTTGTGATCTCCATTTAATTTGGGGCAGAACGCTTTATCATATGGATGATATTCCATACGCAATTTCGGAGATACCGCTAACTTCAAAAGCTTATCGTATTAATACTACCAAAAACACGACGGTAAGAGCCACATTTGCAAAACCAAAAAAAATTAATTGTCTAGACCTTAAAGCTGAGGTATGGAACATGTGCCCAACGTTAAAGACATTAGGTTTTAAGAATGACAAAAATTTTGCATTAACCTACGTTGAAGGAGGAGAGACCAAAGCACTAGAACGTCTGGAATTTTATTTGTTTGAAACGGAACAACTTACTAATTATCGTTGGACTAGAAATCGATCTTTAGGAATGGAATACAGTTCCAAATTTTCACCCTATATGGCCTTGGGTTGTCTTTCGCCGAGAACCATCTATGAGGCGGTTCAACGTTATGAAAAGCACATCAAAAAAAATCAAAGTACTTGGTGGATGATTTTTGAAATCGTTTGGAGAGATTACTTCACATTTAAACTCATGCGTTTTCAAAATAAAGTATACCATACTGATGGGTATACCAATAAAAAGAAGGAATTTACTAATAATCCAAAACTTTTTGAGAGATGGTGTGAGGGCAACACAGGAATCCCTTTTATTGATGCCCACATGCGCCAACTTAATGAAACAGGCTATATGAGCAATCGCGGACGCGTCAATTGCTCCAGTTTTTTGGTTTATGATTATCAAATAGATTGGACTTGGGGCGCCGCTTATTTTGAATCAAAGCTCATTGACTATGATGTGGCCTCAAATTGGATGAATTGGCATATGCAAGCTTATCAAATCTGGTACACCAATCCAGTAAACCAAGCAAATAAGTATAAGGCGCAGAATTTTATTAGAAAATGGGTGCCAGAACTACAACATCTTGATGATCTCGAAATTTTAATTCCTTGGGAAACCTTAGTCTCAGGTTACCCAAAACCAGATGCCATTGCGAGCAAATGGACAAGGGCAATCCATAAAATCAAAAAAGATAATAAACAGTCTTAA
- a CDS encoding formylglycine-generating enzyme family protein, with protein sequence MKQIYCKPITLGILSTLVLFSCKPETKTTNEVKKYSETTSSYQILKDQPKDISTPEHMVWVKGKTFVQGAKSRDQMAMSREKPSHKVSVDGFFIDITEVTNAQFQTFVDATQYITVAERPIDWDVMKLELPEGTAKPADSLLLPGSLIFNKYIDKVATMNNYAQWWIWKVGANWKHPHGPDSSIAGKADYPVVHIAYEDALAYCKWANRRLPTEAEWEAAAQGTSSDAIFTWGNDAKRLDEHANTWQGEFPVKNIPADGFQFIAPVKSYPPNTIGVYNMLGNVWEITSDLFNVNYYKDLDNVTPIINPKGPNKGYNPENPYQQEHVIKGGSFLCHASYCASFRISARMGMSPDSASDHTGFRTVATVQMLETKL encoded by the coding sequence ATGAAACAGATCTATTGCAAACCTATCACTCTTGGAATCCTCTCTACACTCGTTTTGTTTAGCTGTAAACCCGAAACAAAAACAACAAATGAGGTCAAAAAATACTCTGAGACGACCTCATCTTATCAAATTTTAAAAGATCAGCCTAAAGACATCAGCACTCCAGAACACATGGTTTGGGTAAAAGGCAAAACTTTTGTTCAAGGTGCCAAATCAAGAGACCAAATGGCTATGTCTAGAGAAAAGCCTAGTCATAAGGTTTCCGTAGATGGTTTTTTTATAGACATTACCGAGGTTACCAATGCTCAGTTTCAAACCTTTGTTGATGCTACTCAATACATCACTGTGGCAGAACGACCAATTGATTGGGACGTTATGAAACTTGAACTGCCTGAGGGCACTGCAAAACCAGCAGATTCGCTGTTGCTACCTGGAAGTTTGATTTTTAATAAATATATCGACAAAGTAGCCACCATGAATAATTATGCCCAATGGTGGATTTGGAAAGTGGGTGCCAATTGGAAACACCCACACGGGCCAGACAGCTCTATAGCGGGCAAAGCAGACTACCCCGTGGTGCACATTGCTTATGAAGATGCGCTTGCGTACTGCAAATGGGCCAACAGACGTTTACCCACCGAGGCAGAATGGGAAGCCGCCGCTCAAGGCACATCAAGCGATGCTATTTTTACTTGGGGCAATGATGCAAAACGTTTAGATGAACATGCCAATACGTGGCAAGGTGAGTTTCCTGTAAAAAATATACCCGCCGATGGGTTTCAGTTTATCGCTCCTGTAAAATCATATCCCCCAAATACCATTGGTGTTTATAATATGTTAGGTAATGTTTGGGAAATAACATCAGATTTATTTAACGTCAATTATTATAAGGATCTTGACAATGTAACGCCTATTATCAATCCTAAAGGTCCCAATAAAGGCTACAATCCTGAGAATCCCTATCAGCAAGAACACGTTATTAAAGGAGGTTCTTTTTTATGCCATGCCTCTTATTGCGCCAGTTTTAGAATTTCTGCACGTATGGGTATGAGCCCTGACTCGGCTTCTGACCATACCGGTTTTAGAACGGTGGCGACTGTACAGATGTTGGAAACTAAATTGTAA
- a CDS encoding GNAT family N-acetyltransferase: MIARLDDFEISALHEGDAWKTCDFMIANADRFQRYFPKTLEQNLNPTLSQQFVERKMKAYKEQREFLFTLKQTETRQLAGLIYLKNLDWNKKQGEFAYGIGYTFTGQGLASRTIKALSQFAFEDLGLYTLHIIVHHSNLSSVKVATSNGFKWTATLKDEFQPTHGEALDMELYLKHHGSSCC, encoded by the coding sequence ATGATTGCGCGTCTTGACGATTTTGAAATAAGTGCGCTACATGAAGGAGACGCCTGGAAGACTTGCGATTTTATGATTGCCAACGCCGACAGGTTTCAGCGTTATTTCCCAAAGACATTAGAACAGAACTTAAACCCAACGCTATCACAGCAATTTGTAGAGCGCAAAATGAAGGCTTATAAGGAGCAACGTGAATTTCTTTTTACCTTAAAACAGACCGAAACCCGACAACTTGCAGGACTCATCTATCTAAAGAATTTAGACTGGAACAAGAAACAAGGGGAGTTTGCCTATGGCATTGGGTATACGTTTACGGGACAAGGCCTAGCCTCTAGAACTATTAAAGCATTGAGTCAATTTGCTTTTGAAGATCTTGGCCTATACACCTTACACATCATAGTACATCACAGCAATTTAAGCAGTGTTAAAGTGGCCACTTCTAACGGTTTTAAATGGACAGCTACCTTGAAAGATGAGTTTCAACCAACTCACGGAGAGGCCTTGGATATGGAGTTGTATCTCAAGCATCATGGATCATCCTGTTGTTAA
- a CDS encoding EI24 domain-containing protein, which yields MIKNILKGIQSYSGVFQLMSKLRLWTYFLVPMIISFVTAIIIGVSAYGWSDNVGRFIAKVWIWDWGKTTFTSFSTIIGAIFILAIGLILYKHIIMALSAPFMSPVSEKIEAHLLGKTSTSHRNTSSAEQLWRGIRLNLRNLVKELLITIPILLLKFIPFVNILSTILLFLVQAYYAGFGNMDYTLERHFKYRESLTFVRKHRGIAIGNGVVFMLFLLIPVIGILIVLPLSVTAASIQTVNLLKEEQRMNTSVNTVSKTL from the coding sequence ATGATAAAAAACATCTTAAAAGGCATACAATCCTATTCTGGGGTGTTTCAACTCATGTCAAAACTAAGGTTATGGACCTACTTTTTAGTTCCTATGATCATCAGCTTTGTAACAGCTATAATTATTGGGGTCTCAGCTTACGGATGGTCTGATAATGTAGGACGGTTTATTGCTAAAGTCTGGATTTGGGATTGGGGCAAAACTACATTTACTTCGTTTTCTACAATCATAGGCGCGATCTTTATTTTGGCTATTGGTCTTATTTTATACAAGCACATTATCATGGCGCTGTCTGCTCCTTTTATGAGTCCGGTTTCAGAAAAAATAGAGGCGCATCTCTTGGGCAAGACTAGCACGTCCCATAGAAACACCTCATCGGCAGAACAGCTTTGGCGAGGCATCAGGTTGAACCTTAGAAATCTGGTGAAAGAGCTCTTGATCACCATCCCTATTTTACTGCTTAAGTTCATTCCTTTTGTCAATATCCTTTCAACAATTCTATTATTTCTAGTTCAAGCCTATTACGCTGGATTTGGTAATATGGACTATACCTTAGAGCGTCATTTTAAATATCGTGAAAGCTTGACATTTGTTCGCAAACACCGTGGCATTGCCATTGGTAACGGTGTGGTTTTTATGTTGTTTTTATTGATTCCCGTTATCGGTATCCTCATTGTACTTCCTTTAAGTGTTACTGCAGCGTCAATACAAACCGTCAATTTGCTGAAGGAAGAGCAACGTATGAATACTAGCGTCAACACTGTAAGCAAGACATTATGA
- a CDS encoding TrkH family potassium uptake protein has translation MKTAFQELAKKYALLKRGWTPQQNLFYGFLTYIFLGTVLLCLPIFQKESAPILDHFFIATSAVSTTGLVTISIFDTYNFFGQFIIMILIQLGGIGYLTFTTFMILSTTRKLTSWHKKILSTEFTLPNTIKITDFLRSVILFTLFMELIGAILFFIAFKTEGMPTLEGVWSSVFHSVSSFCTAGFSLFNNSFMDYVDDHFINFIISMLAICGSLGFIVITDFGLWIKNRAHKLSFTTKIIFYGFLMLLTFGTVFFYFLEPSIAVAHEDSRFLSAFFQSMTAMTTVGFNTVDFGLFNQAMMLVCIFLMYVGASPSGTAGGIKITTLTAVFAIIKSRLKGSTTITFLGRRIPYERLYIATSAFIFYTVIIVLGTFLITLTNDFKFEDILFEVASALGTVGVSTGITGSLNVWGKLVVILLMFIGRLGVLTFGLAIWSKTIREEDREVLQADIAV, from the coding sequence ATGAAAACTGCGTTTCAAGAACTGGCTAAAAAATATGCATTGCTCAAAAGAGGTTGGACACCACAACAAAATCTCTTTTACGGGTTTTTAACTTATATTTTTTTAGGAACGGTATTACTCTGTCTGCCTATTTTTCAAAAGGAAAGCGCTCCTATTTTAGATCATTTTTTTATTGCAACCTCAGCGGTTTCGACTACTGGTTTGGTTACAATTTCCATTTTTGATACCTATAATTTTTTTGGTCAGTTCATTATCATGATATTGATTCAGTTGGGCGGAATTGGTTATTTAACCTTTACCACCTTTATGATTCTATCGACAACGAGAAAACTAACCTCTTGGCACAAAAAAATTCTTTCTACAGAATTCACCCTTCCCAACACCATTAAAATTACCGACTTTCTAAGGTCTGTTATCCTTTTTACTCTATTTATGGAGTTGATTGGCGCCATTTTGTTTTTCATTGCTTTTAAAACAGAAGGTATGCCAACACTAGAGGGTGTTTGGTCCTCTGTGTTTCATAGTGTGAGTTCCTTTTGCACGGCTGGCTTTAGCTTGTTCAACAACAGTTTTATGGATTATGTCGATGATCATTTCATCAACTTTATCATATCAATGCTGGCCATTTGCGGCTCCTTGGGCTTTATTGTGATTACCGATTTTGGGCTATGGATCAAAAACAGGGCGCACAAACTTAGTTTTACAACAAAGATTATATTTTATGGGTTTCTAATGCTTTTAACATTTGGAACTGTGTTTTTCTATTTTCTAGAACCGTCGATTGCTGTGGCTCATGAAGATTCTCGTTTTTTATCAGCCTTTTTTCAAAGCATGACCGCCATGACAACAGTTGGGTTTAATACGGTTGATTTTGGACTTTTCAATCAAGCCATGATGCTGGTATGCATTTTCTTAATGTATGTTGGCGCATCTCCTTCTGGTACAGCTGGAGGTATTAAAATTACGACACTTACTGCCGTCTTTGCTATCATTAAAAGTAGGCTCAAAGGCAGCACGACCATTACTTTTTTAGGGAGACGCATTCCGTATGAACGTTTATACATTGCCACATCTGCCTTTATTTTTTACACCGTAATCATTGTTTTAGGAACATTTCTTATCACCCTTACCAACGATTTTAAGTTTGAGGATATACTTTTTGAAGTGGCCTCTGCATTGGGTACGGTGGGAGTTAGCACGGGCATTACAGGCAGTCTCAACGTCTGGGGTAAATTGGTTGTGATTCTCCTTATGTTTATTGGGCGTCTGGGCGTTTTAACTTTTGGGCTGGCTATCTGGTCTAAAACAATTAGGGAAGAAGATCGAGAAGTGCTACAAGCCGATATTGCAGTTTAA
- the hemE gene encoding uroporphyrinogen decarboxylase, which produces MIKNDLFLRALKGETVERPPVWMMRQAGRYLPEFMEIKAKYDFFTRCQTPELASEITVQPIRRFGMDAAILFCDILVIPQAMNIEVEMKPNFGPYLPHPVRTQKDVDNVIVPDVKAELSYVYEAIKATKEKLNNEIPLIGFAGSPWTILCYCVQGQGSKNFDKAKQFCFTNPIAAHQLLQKITDTTIAYLKEKVKAGCDAVQVFDSWGGMLSPVDYQEFSWQYIHQIIDALKDETSVIAFGKGCWFALGEMAKSGASALGVDWTCSARNARYLTGGNITLQGNFDPTRLFSPPSEIKKMVHQMITDFGKDKYIVNLGHGILPNIPVDHAKAFIDAVKSYES; this is translated from the coding sequence ATGATTAAAAACGATCTTTTTTTAAGAGCCCTTAAGGGCGAAACCGTAGAACGGCCACCTGTTTGGATGATGCGTCAAGCTGGACGTTACTTGCCAGAATTTATGGAAATTAAGGCGAAATACGATTTCTTTACACGATGTCAAACTCCAGAATTGGCCAGCGAAATTACAGTACAGCCCATTAGACGCTTTGGTATGGATGCCGCCATTTTGTTTTGCGATATCTTGGTGATTCCACAAGCCATGAACATTGAGGTAGAAATGAAGCCTAACTTTGGGCCCTATCTTCCGCATCCTGTAAGAACACAAAAAGACGTTGATAATGTTATTGTGCCTGACGTTAAAGCGGAATTGAGCTATGTTTACGAGGCCATAAAAGCTACCAAAGAAAAACTCAATAATGAGATTCCACTCATTGGTTTTGCTGGATCACCATGGACCATTTTATGCTATTGCGTACAGGGACAAGGCAGTAAAAACTTTGATAAGGCCAAGCAGTTTTGCTTTACCAACCCAATTGCTGCGCACCAACTTCTTCAAAAAATAACAGATACCACGATTGCCTATTTAAAGGAAAAAGTAAAAGCAGGATGTGATGCTGTGCAAGTTTTCGATTCTTGGGGCGGTATGTTATCTCCTGTAGACTATCAAGAATTTTCTTGGCAGTACATCCATCAAATTATTGATGCCTTAAAAGATGAGACGTCCGTAATTGCGTTTGGAAAAGGCTGTTGGTTTGCTCTTGGCGAGATGGCAAAATCTGGAGCTTCGGCTTTGGGTGTAGACTGGACCTGTTCTGCCAGAAATGCACGTTACCTTACCGGTGGCAATATCACGCTACAAGGTAATTTTGACCCTACACGACTGTTCTCTCCGCCTTCAGAAATCAAGAAAATGGTGCATCAAATGATTACTGATTTTGGGAAAGATAAATACATTGTCAATCTTGGTCATGGCATATTGCCAAACATTCCTGTAGATCATGCAAAAGCCTTTATTGATGCGGTTAAATCTTACGAGAGTTAA
- the hemC gene encoding hydroxymethylbilane synthase: MHNPIRIGTRDSELALYQAKTVQRLIEDLGHKTVLVPLKSTGDLVLDKPIYELGITGVFTKTLDVAMLKGAIDIAVHSLKDVPTLLPKGIVQAAVIKRGNVRDCMVFNDNEEFLSQREATIATGSLRRRAQWLNRYPTHTVVDLRGNVNTRLQKLEEGDWNGAIFAAAGLGRLEKRPENSFNMEWMVPAPGQGAIMVTAPEEDTELRAICAEINHEETEICTGIERKFLNLLEGGCSAPIGALAFIKDEEIHFEGVLLSLDGSKKIEVQRTWVLTAKDDIAEFCANYIIERGGNRLMDTMKASTKAVNVYSTKTLTDAQKQLFHEDVVSESSDFIKISLNRMTPKVLKPMPKNVIITSQNAVEALLTNFSPEEFQFENIYCVGRRTKRMVERKIGSVKHTENSAKALADHLVEYIEGVDVTYFCSDIRLDELPDILAENQINVNEVIAYETKYDAHKISDDVKGVMFYSPSTVQSFKQENVVNDDMVAFCIGETTAKEARKHFEDVRVAKMPSVESVVNLVNAYFSA, from the coding sequence ATGCATAATCCCATAAGAATTGGTACGCGAGACAGCGAACTTGCGCTGTATCAAGCAAAAACCGTACAACGTCTCATAGAAGATCTTGGTCATAAAACCGTTCTTGTTCCTTTAAAATCAACCGGAGACCTTGTGCTAGATAAGCCTATTTACGAATTGGGCATTACCGGCGTTTTTACAAAAACCTTAGATGTTGCCATGCTCAAAGGCGCTATTGACATTGCGGTTCATTCTTTAAAAGATGTCCCAACGTTACTGCCAAAAGGCATTGTACAAGCTGCGGTTATCAAGCGCGGTAATGTGCGCGACTGCATGGTTTTTAATGATAATGAGGAGTTTTTATCACAACGTGAGGCCACGATTGCTACTGGAAGTTTAAGACGACGAGCACAATGGCTCAACCGTTACCCAACCCATACCGTTGTTGATTTACGCGGAAATGTCAACACAAGATTACAAAAGCTGGAAGAGGGCGATTGGAACGGTGCCATTTTTGCTGCGGCTGGATTGGGACGTTTAGAAAAAAGACCTGAAAACAGCTTTAATATGGAGTGGATGGTTCCGGCTCCTGGACAAGGTGCTATTATGGTGACTGCTCCCGAAGAAGATACCGAGCTGAGAGCGATTTGTGCCGAGATCAACCACGAAGAGACTGAAATCTGTACTGGTATAGAACGTAAATTCCTCAATTTGTTAGAAGGCGGTTGTTCTGCTCCTATTGGGGCTTTGGCTTTTATTAAGGATGAGGAAATTCATTTTGAAGGCGTCCTGCTCAGTCTTGATGGCAGTAAGAAAATAGAAGTACAACGTACTTGGGTGCTTACCGCAAAAGATGATATTGCAGAGTTTTGTGCCAATTATATTATAGAACGTGGTGGCAATAGGTTAATGGATACGATGAAGGCCTCAACCAAGGCCGTTAATGTGTATTCTACCAAAACCTTAACAGATGCCCAAAAGCAACTGTTTCATGAGGATGTGGTTTCAGAAAGTTCAGATTTTATAAAAATAAGTCTTAATAGGATGACGCCAAAAGTACTGAAGCCAATGCCAAAAAACGTCATTATCACCAGCCAAAATGCTGTAGAGGCCTTGCTTACCAATTTTTCACCAGAAGAATTTCAGTTTGAAAACATTTACTGTGTAGGCCGCCGCACCAAGCGTATGGTCGAACGAAAAATAGGCAGCGTCAAGCATACCGAAAACAGTGCAAAAGCACTCGCCGATCACTTGGTAGAATATATTGAGGGCGTTGATGTCACTTATTTTTGTAGTGACATTCGATTAGATGAGTTGCCTGATATTTTAGCCGAAAACCAAATCAACGTGAACGAGGTGATTGCTTACGAAACCAAGTATGATGCCCATAAAATTTCCGACGATGTTAAAGGCGTAATGTTCTATAGCCCATCCACGGTTCAAAGTTTTAAGCAAGAAAACGTGGTCAATGATGATATGGTGGCCTTTTGTATTGGCGAAACCACTGCAAAAGAAGCTAGAAAACATTTTGAAGATGTACGAGTGGCCAAGATGCCATCTGTTGAAAGTGTCGTCAACTTAGTAAATGCCTATTTTAGCGCTTAG
- the hemA gene encoding glutamyl-tRNA reductase, protein MQHYNMSRGTSFYAIGLSYKKADAEIRGHFSLNESAKLGVLEQAKSSGIESLIITSTCNRTEIYGFAEHPFQLIQLLCDNTKGTVEEFQKVAYVFKNTDAISHMFRVGSGLDSQILGDFEIISQLKVSARLSKKHGMFNPFLERLVNAVIQASKRIKTETDISTGATSVSFASVQYILNHVQNVSEKNILLFGTGKIGRNTCENLVKHTKNEHITLINRTKDKADAAAGKFNVRAKDYAHFQDEVNASDILVVATGAQQPTVYKSLIQTEKPLLILDLSIPKNVDENVQELSNVTLVHLDDLAKITDDTLERRKAHIPFAEAIIEDIKLDFNAWLATRKFAPTIKALKHKLTDFAIAELDTQRKKMTDFNEAQAELISNNIIQKITNHFAHHLKSDDVSTDDSLELIKKVFQLEATTNNA, encoded by the coding sequence ATGCAACACTACAATATGTCGAGAGGCACTTCTTTTTACGCCATTGGTTTAAGCTATAAAAAAGCAGACGCCGAGATTCGTGGGCACTTCAGCCTTAACGAGTCGGCAAAATTAGGAGTGTTGGAGCAAGCTAAGTCCAGTGGGATTGAAAGTTTGATCATTACGTCTACCTGTAATAGAACAGAGATCTACGGTTTTGCAGAACATCCGTTTCAATTGATCCAATTACTTTGCGATAATACCAAGGGCACGGTTGAAGAATTTCAAAAAGTAGCCTATGTGTTTAAAAATACAGATGCCATTTCTCATATGTTTAGAGTGGGCTCTGGTTTAGACAGTCAAATTCTTGGCGACTTTGAAATCATTAGTCAGTTAAAAGTAAGTGCACGGCTTTCAAAAAAGCACGGCATGTTCAATCCGTTCTTAGAGCGGTTGGTCAACGCGGTCATTCAAGCTTCAAAACGCATTAAAACAGAAACCGATATTTCTACAGGAGCCACCTCGGTCTCCTTTGCTTCTGTTCAGTACATTTTAAACCATGTGCAGAACGTTTCAGAAAAAAATATTTTACTCTTTGGTACCGGAAAGATAGGGCGCAACACTTGTGAAAATTTAGTGAAGCATACTAAAAATGAGCACATCACACTCATTAACCGCACCAAGGACAAAGCAGATGCCGCAGCGGGCAAATTTAATGTTAGAGCCAAAGACTACGCGCATTTTCAAGACGAAGTGAATGCCTCTGATATTTTAGTAGTGGCCACGGGAGCGCAACAGCCAACCGTTTACAAGTCTTTGATACAAACCGAAAAACCCTTGCTCATCCTTGATCTTTCTATCCCTAAAAATGTGGATGAAAATGTTCAGGAATTATCAAATGTTACCTTAGTGCATTTAGATGATCTTGCTAAAATTACAGACGACACCTTAGAACGTAGAAAAGCGCACATTCCTTTTGCCGAAGCCATTATTGAAGATATTAAATTAGACTTTAATGCTTGGCTTGCTACCAGAAAATTTGCACCTACCATTAAGGCGTTAAAACATAAATTAACCGATTTTGCCATTGCAGAATTGGACACCCAACGTAAAAAGATGACTGATTTTAATGAGGCTCAAGCCGAATTGATTAGTAACAACATCATCCAAAAAATCACCAACCACTTTGCACACCACCTTAAAAGCGATGATGTGTCTACCGACGATAGCCTAGAGCTCATCAAAAAGGTATTTCAACTAGAAGCCACTACAAATAATGCATAA
- a CDS encoding helix-turn-helix transcriptional regulator — protein MNLNKKENILPLSEVENNARSSFAETDVDDGFHVLTYHNQQDGNQIVERDIDSSYIQFHFCMKGSSDFIFNNGNYRLTITSDQSLLLYNPQRDLPIYLEAAPETQLVSVLISIKKFHGLFSQEADYISFLSGDNKDKKYYKDGKVQPSMAIVLNQMMHYTMNASIKSLYFKAKALELLSLYFNRSEDADIEQCPFLADETNVIKIRKAKDIIISKMAEPPTLQELSEMIGLSLKKLKEGFKQIYGDTVYSFLFDYKMEVARKLLEAGNHNVNEVGLKVGYSTSSHFIAAFKKQYGTTPKKYLMGLG, from the coding sequence ATGAATCTAAATAAGAAAGAAAATATTCTTCCGCTTTCCGAAGTAGAAAATAACGCTAGAAGTTCTTTTGCTGAAACCGATGTTGATGACGGTTTTCATGTATTGACTTACCACAACCAACAAGATGGTAATCAGATTGTTGAGCGCGATATAGACAGCAGTTACATCCAGTTTCATTTCTGTATGAAAGGCTCAAGTGACTTTATTTTTAACAATGGCAATTACCGATTGACCATTACCTCAGACCAGTCATTGCTCTTATATAATCCGCAGCGCGATTTACCCATTTACCTCGAAGCAGCGCCAGAAACCCAACTGGTGTCTGTTTTAATTTCTATCAAGAAATTTCACGGACTTTTCTCTCAAGAGGCCGATTACATTTCGTTTTTAAGCGGGGATAATAAAGACAAAAAATATTATAAGGACGGGAAAGTACAGCCCTCTATGGCAATTGTGCTTAATCAAATGATGCATTACACCATGAATGCTTCTATAAAATCGCTCTATTTTAAGGCCAAGGCCTTAGAGTTATTGAGTCTTTATTTTAATAGAAGTGAAGATGCCGATATTGAGCAATGCCCTTTTTTGGCCGATGAGACCAACGTGATTAAAATTAGAAAAGCCAAGGACATCATCATCTCTAAAATGGCAGAACCGCCAACTTTACAAGAACTCTCTGAAATGATAGGGCTTAGTTTAAAAAAGCTCAAAGAAGGCTTTAAACAAATTTATGGCGATACGGTTTATAGTTTTTTGTTTGATTACAAAATGGAAGTCGCTCGTAAATTACTAGAAGCAGGCAACCACAATGTTAATGAAGTGGGCCTCAAAGTTGGCTATAGTACCTCTAGCCATTTTATTGCCGCTTTTAAAAAACAGTATGGTACCACGCCTAAAAAGTATTTGATGGGGTTGGGATAG